CCGTTATTTCTAAAAAAAACAAATTCCCCGACGGTGAACAGCTGGATCAGGGCAGCATGGCGGCTCTTAACCTTCTTAGCACCTCGTACCAGAACTCCTACTTTCCCGGCGTTCTCGGTGCAAAGCGTAATAATTGCGTTCCCCTCGCCGTAGTCCATGCTGCGGATGACGATCCCTTCCACCCTGTGTAGCATGCCTCTTCCCCCAACCATTCGGCAAGCAACCAGTCCTTATTGCGCTTCTTCATCACAGACCTTCTCTTCTTCCACTAGCTGTAATCCACTGTCTTCAAGTGGATAGCCAGCTTCCTTGTATAGCAGGTAAGCATCGACGTCTCCTGTCATTGCAAAATACTTCCACGAAAAGTTTCGCATTCGTATTCATCCTTTCTTGGGAAAGACGATGTCTCTTCAAGAATTAGGATGTGCGATGAGCCAGGTTCTATCCTTGCAATTCCTGCCAAACGAGGAATGACGGATAAAGATCTTAAAGGTCTTTATGGAAGCCCAAATCCCGCAGAACGCGGTCCTGATTACGCCAGTCTTTTTTCACTTTTACCCATAGCTCCAGAAAAATCTTCGAACCCAAAAGGTTCTCAATGTCAGTTCGAGCACGTCTGCCAACCTCTTTCAGCAGCGCACCTTGCTTACCGATAATGATCCCCTTCTGAGAATCACGTTCAACAAAAATAACGGCAGACACATGCACAACACCATTCGGCTCAACCCTCATATCTTCGATAGCCACAGCAATGGAATGCGGTACTTCTTCGCGCGTCAAATGCAGAATCTTCTCACGAATTAGTTCTGCGCACACAAATTGCTCAGGGTGATCCGTAATTTGATCTTCTGGGTAGTATTGCGGACCTTCTGGTAAATACTTAGCGACTTGCTCTAATAGCGTGTTAACATTGCTACCCATCTTGGCAGAAATTGGAATGATTTCAGCAAAGTTATGCAGCTTGTTATATTGAGCCATAAGTGGGAGCAATGCTTCCGGCTCTATTTTATCGATCTTGTTCAGTACAAGAATAACTGGCGTCTTAAGTCCGTTTAATTGCTCAGCAATGTATCGGTCTCCACCACCCAAACCATCTGCAGCATCCACAAGGAACAGCACAGCCTCAACTTCACCCAGCGTGCTCATTGCAGTTTGGTTCATGTAGTCGCCTAGCTTGGACTGTCTTTTATGAATACCTGGTGTGTCCAGGAACACGATTTGCGAATTATTCGTTGTATAGACCCCATGGATTTTGTTTCTAGTGGTCTGTGGCTTATCCGACATGATTGCAATCTTCTGTCCAATAACCTGGTTCATGAGTGTCGATTTGCCTACGTTCGGTCTGCCGATAATTGCGACAAAGCCTGATTTGAATTTCATATTATCTTCCTTCCATACTTTCCTTCTAGTTCAATCTTTTTCAATCATTCAATCTTTTTTAAAGCTTTTTCGATCCCCCTAAATCCCCCTTAGCCAAGGGGGACCCCAAGGGCCCCGGCCCTCTGGACACCCGGAAATAGGCGTACCTGCAACGTTCGGCGGAATTAGAAACGGTCGTGCATGAGCGCTTTCGTCCCCTATCGGGGACACGCTTCACTGTCGCTTATTCACACGGTTCGCAATAAGCTCACCATGGATAAAGATTACTGAGATGCAGCTTACAGGCAGGGTTTCAAGTTACGATGTGCAAAGAATCGCTAGCGGCTTCGCCGCGGCGCTCACCTCGTAATGTTACTCTAACAACACATAATTTGCATCATTCTAGCTTAATTGATGATGACTGCACAATTTTAATTGTACTTTGTACAACTAATTTGAGTTTGAATTTATGTTTTGGTGTTTTAGTTGTATTCTGCGCAATTAAATCCTGTCTTAAGAGCCAAATATAGACTATATCATAAATTTAATTGCACTATCTGCAACTAAATTCATTTTTGTGCGAAAGAGTAGCATTTAACTGTACATTGTGCAATTAAAGTAGCAACCTTCGTCTAACTATACCTGATTCGCCTTTAAACAGGCATTAAATCAAACCCTCATTTTATTCTGGAGCTTGTCCTTGCTTCAGATCTACGGGACCAAAAGCTCCGGGAAGTAATTCTCCCACCGTGGTCTCAACAATATCGCCCTTCATGTTTCCAAGGATAACCTTCATGTCGGGTGAACACAACTCAATCAGAACTTGGCGGCATACACCACAAGGAGATACGGGGCCATCGGAATCGGCAACAACGGCAATTGCCTTGAAAGAACCGATAGCATGACCGTCGGCAACGGCACGGAATAACGCAGTCCGCTCTGCACAATTGGTTGGGCCAAAAGCAGCATTTTCTACATTACATCCGTGATGAATATGACCATCCTGATCAAGGAGGGCGGCTCCAACTCCGAATCGGGAGTAAGGAATATATGCCTTAGCACGTGCTTTAATCGCTTCTTGCATAAGAAGAGCGGAATCCATATTTGGGTCCTCCTAAAGTTTTGTTAGTATTACTTCACTGATTTGCTTCGTACAAAACTTGCTTCGAAAGCATCCACTTAGTTTTATTAGCATTACTTCATTGAATTTTCTTCGTACAAAACTCGCACCCTAAACATCTAGTAGCCAAAGAGGCGGAATCGCAAAACGCGGGTCCGCCTCTCCCCTGAATTGAATTGTAACCTGATTATGACATAAGTCCGGTAATCCAGTCCATCACCGGGTGGTAAAAAACATAGACCCCGACTAAGACAGCAAACACCGCCGTAAGAAGCACAGCTCCTGCGGCGGTATCTTTTGCCCTCTTAGCCAGTGGGTGAATCTCCGGCGAGATCAGGTCTACCGTCGCTTCAATTGCTGTATTGAGCAACTCGGCGGTTAAGACAAGCGTGATGGAGAAGAGCAGCAACATCCAACTGGCCAGCGGAAGTCTGAACACGGCAGCGGCAACAAGTACAACCACAGCCAAACAGCAATGCACCTTCATGTTAAGCTCGGATTTGAATGCCGACACGATGCCTTGCGATGCAAACCGAAAAGAGTGCCAGAACTTCTTATGTCCTACCGCCGTGTTCTTCACCATTAGCGAGTCAACCCAACCTGAGCTAGTACTGTCTCTTGCTTAGACATCATTTCAGCCTCTGAAGCTTCATCCTGATGATCATATCCTAACAAATGCAGAAATCCGTGCACAAAGAGGAAACCAAGCTCACGCTCCAGCGAATGACCATATTCCTGCGCTTGCTCCTGAGCACGAGTTACGGAAATGATGATATCTCCCAGTACATCCGGAACATCTTCCAGCGCTTCGCCTTCTTCTACTTCGTATATAATGTCCAGCTCGTCCTCTCCGCTTTCATTCATCGCAAAAGAAAGTACGTCCGTCGGACGGTCAATTCCCCGATATTCCAAATTCAACTCATGTATACGAACATTATCGACAAAAGTAAGAGCTACCTCGCCCCGATCGATCCCTTCCGCTTCACCTGCTTTTTGCAAAATATTCTCCAGCAGCGTAATGAGATCGTCCTTTATCTCGTATTCTTCCTGCTCGTTATCCCAAACGATCTCCAAACTCATGGGTTAGGTGCCCCTTCCTCTTTTTTCGGCTTACGCACATCTTCTGGATATTCGATCCGTGAATGGAAAATCCCCATGACCGTTTCTTTCAGCGTCCGTGCAATAATGTCCAATTCTTTAATCGTTAAATCACATTCGTCAAACTGATGATCATCCAGTCGACTTTTAATAATCTTCTCAATCATCGTTTCCACCTGCAGAACAGTTGGCTTACGCAAGGATCGCACCGCAGCTTCAACACTGTCGGCAATTCCTACAACAGCCGATTCCTTCGACTGGGCTTTCGGGCCAGGATAACGGAAATCTTCCTCGGTAAAATCAGGCTCGACACCTTTTTCTTCCGCCAGCTTCAGGGCTTTATGGTAAAAATAATGCAGGAACGTCGTCCCATGATGCTGCTCAGCAATATCACGAATCGGTTTGGGCAGCTTATATTCTCGTTGCATTTCCACCCCATCGCGGGCGTGAGCTACAATGATAGATTTACTAAGCTTCGGTTCAATAGAGTCATGTGGGTTTTCCATATTATTCTGATTTTCAATAAAATAAAACGGACGTTTTGTTTTACCAATATCATGATAATACGATCCTACCCGGCACAATAAGCCATCTGCTCCAATCGCTTCTGCGGCCGCTTCTGACAGGTTACCTACCATTACGCTATGGTGGTAGGTTCCTGGTGTTTCCGTAAGAAGCTTGCGCAATAAGGGATGGTTCGGATTAGACAACTCTACCAGCTTCAGGGCAGATAGAATACCAAAGGTAGCTTCAAAGAAAGGCATCAGACCAATCACAAGCACTGCAGTCAAAAGTCCACTCGCAAAAGCAAAACCAACGGCATACAGCGTGCTTACATCTTTCCATTCACCACCAGCTAAGAGGGTCAGCATAAAGACGGTCACACAGCCAAAAAGGGATACCATAATCCCGCCTTTTAATAATGTGGAACGCTGGCCTGCACGATGAGTGGCAAAAATAGCTACATAACAAACAACAATTGAAAAGAAGCCAAAGGTAAAATCAAACACCGAATTCTGCTGAACATTCAAAATGATACTGGCGAGTATACTGATCAGAATAGAACAGAAATACGCTAATGTCATATCCAGAAGCATGGTAATCAGCATAGCACCAATGGCTACTGGAGCCAGATACCCGAGATAGGAATGGACATCCGTCTGCAAAATTGCGGTCAACCGCATGGAGATGATCGTAATAACAAACACAAGCACCAGCATTAATAACTGGGAATTATTATACTTGAAGCCCGCAGTTCCGCCAGAGTAACGGATAAACACCATCAGACCCGCAGATAGCATGGTAGCAAGTAATAGCAATCCAACCTGAGGCCAATAGTTGACCTCATTGCTTAGCAGGCCATTCTCATCCAATAGGGCGTACAGCTCAGGGGTGATTTTTTGCCCTTTAGCGACAAGAACCTCCCCTTGCTCAATAAACACATCAGGTGTGTTCTCACGAGCCTGTACCTTCGCTTCCTTCGTTGCATCTTCGTCATAGAACTTATTGCTTGTAATAACGAGCCGGACTAACTCTTGCACAACCTCACGCGCCGTACGCTGACTCAGAGAGCTGATACTGACCTGCTCCGCCACTTTGGCGCGCGCAGTCTGGGCGTCCGTGATTTGATCGTTCATCAGCCTAGTCACAATATCACGAGCGACAGGCTTCATTTCGATAATGTCCTGAGAGGTCAGTCGCGGAATCTTAATGTAAGTTTCATCTGGAATGACATAGGTCTGCTCTTTTATGACAGATTGCATTTCTTCCAAAAGATGATCGGAATAAGTGCCTCCGCCCCGATTTGAGGCTATGAAATTCAAAATAAAATCACTGGCTCTCTGCGGGATTTCATCACGATAAATTTCAGTTTTATCACTTTGCGAAATCAGGTCATCCTGATTCAGGCGATCAATCCGGTCCAGCAGTGATGTCACAAGATTATCGGCCCGCATCGGGATAATTTTATACTTAGGAGATACACCTTCGGCTGCTTCTTCCGCTGCCTTTAGTGTTGCCTTCTTGTCCAAAATTTGCTTGGGCGCTGTTATCTCCTTCGCGCTGAGCGTATTCTCTTTAATATCGTACCGCTTAGGCAGTAGATCGGGCGACAGACTGAAGTAGAACACAAGTCCGAGTAACAGGAAAAGAGCATAGCGTGTCGCCGCGCTATACTTCCATCCGTTGTTCGTATATACAAATCCGCTTAATTTAGATGGTTGCTTTGAAGCCATGAAGACAATCCCCTTTATTGGAGGTTTTCGGCAGAGCGGTCATAGGCAACGATAATTTTCTGCACCAGGGAATGCCGTACTACATCCTGCTCCGCAAAATAAACAAAACCGAGTTCTTCTATGCCGGATAAAATCGCTTTAGCCTCAATCAAACCGGATTTTTTGCCGCGAGGCAGGTCAATCTGGGTAACGTCACCCGTAATCACCATTTTGGACCCGAAGCCGAGTCGAGTCAAAAACATTTTCATTTGCTCAGGCGTTGTATTCTGGGCTTCATCCAAAATAATAAATGAATCATCCAGCGTACGACCACGCATATAAGCGAGCGGAGCAATTTCAATCAATCCCCGTTCAAGTGCCTTAGCCACCTGATCGGGCCCCATAACGTCGTATAAGGCATCATATAACGGACGAAGGTATGGATCTACCTTTTCTTGCAAATCCCCTGGGAGGAACCCTAGACTCTCTCCTGCTTCTACTGCTGGGCGCGTAAGAATGATACGCTTAACAGAACCTTCTTTAAGTGCCGTAACTGCAAGCACTACCGCCAAGTAGGTCTTACCCGTTCCTGCAGGACCGATTCCGAATACAATATCACGCTTCTTGATCGTTGTCACATAATGCTTCTGGCCAATCGTTTTGACACGGATAGGCTTTCCACGAAAAGTTGTTGTAATTTCTCCCTTGAACAAATCGAGCAATTGATCGACTCGAAAGTCTTTCGCCAGCTCCACAGCGTACTGCACATCACGTTCAGTAAGTATGTAACCGCTCCGAATGAGGGACAGCAACACATTAAACAATTGTCCCAGCATGTCTACTTCCCGCTCCGCACCACGTATCGTTAACTCTGCTTCACGGGAATCAATAATAGCAGGAATTTCACTCTCGATGATTTTTAGGAATCCATCTTGCGGGCCGAACAGCGATTGCGCTTCTCCCGCATTTTGCAAAGTAATACGAATGCTTGCAGTCTGTTCTGACAAGTAGCCTCATTCTCCTCAATTGTTTACTATTGGCAGTTCTTCGGAAATTTTTTCTTCTACTTCAAAGATCACTTTCATATAAACTTTACCATTCTCTTTCTTCTCATGCAAAACTTTTTGACTTTTGATGACGCTATCAACGCCATAACGTGCCAAAATATCATTCTTCGCTCGCTCTATTCCCTTTTCAAATCCAGCCTCTGGAGTTAATGTCTCACTTGTTTCACTAATCTCCATTTCTTTCTCAGTCATTAGGCCCAGCGGCAGCTTAATGGACCGCCAGGACAGCGGATCATGCTCAGTAAGTGTTCGTGATTTCTCAAAAGGAGAATCGCCATAACCCCATAGCTGGATAGCCCATTTACCAAGCACCAGATAGGTTCGGTCCTTACGCTCCCCTGTATATGAGCTATTTGTTGTTGTAAGAGGCACCTCTATATTGTATTCATGCCACACTAGACCCTTAACTTCACCTTTAGCCACCACGTACTGTACATTCTCTTCGTCGCCTAAAGCACCCGAGATCAGGATATCCCCTTTTTTAACCCGTGAGTTACGCGCTACAACCGGTCTGCCCTGCTCCGCATATATTTCAGTTACCACCGCATCTGTTCTGCTAATCAAATGCCGCTGACTAAGCAGAGGTTTGATATCCGGCTGTTTAGATTCTACCACCTGAATTTTAATGCTCGTCCCCGTCCGCTGCACCCCTATCCATGAAACGCCGGGTAATTGGGCCAGGAGCCCCTTAGAGAGCTTGTCCGGCTCATCCAGACGCCATATCCATTGAAAAGGATACACCCCCTCCTGGCGAGCAGCTGCCAATATATCCTCGGAGGCAATTTTTTCATTCCCCTCGACTCTAATGCTCCATACCATCGTAGATAACATAAAGAGCATAATCCCGAATATCAATATTCCCATGCCAAAAAATTTACGTTTCCAAAGCCGCGCCATCAAAAAAGGCAGTCCGCTTCTTCCTGTAACATGCATCCGACAGCCTGTCTTCTTTAAAATCGGACGGAGGACATAAAAATCATTCAGAAGCAGCTTAAGGGAAGCGCCGCCCTCAGCGGGCCTCACATCCCAAATCACTATACCTGCTTCAGAAATGACATTAATGAATCTCTCCACCTGAGGCCCCGTCACATGCAGTGTAACGAATCCCCGCAGTGATGAAAGAGGTGGTTCCTTCATGATTTCCCCTCGCTTTCTTTATATCTGATCTCTCCGATAATGCCTTCTACTGCCAGCTCCTGACCAAGAATATTGCGAATGACAAGATCCTCGCCTGTGATTTCAAGCGATCCTTTAGCTAACGCGAGCTTAAGATGGCCCGAGGAAAAATGCAGCACGCCGCGATGATTCTCGATATACAGTTCCTTATTGCCGATCAGGGTGATCCGGGGCATTTCCTGTAGTAAGTCCTGTGGTAAATCCAACACCCCGTTTGTCCATCCCCGCAGCCTGCGGCCAATACGGGTCATAAGTAGACGCTCCCCCTTCCTGCCTTCTGTACACCTTATGCGGCAACGCTTTTGTTTATGAGAAGAACTCATAAAGGAGCACCTTTCAGGTATAAAAAACATAAAAAAAGCCTCAGCTTTCCTATCGTTAAGATAAGAAAGCTAAGGCTTAATTGTTACTTGCCGAAAGTTACGATCTTCGGGAGGAATGCGGCTGGCGAGCACGCGGAGGTCCTAGAATCTCCGCCCAAACCACACCATTACGCAGCTCATCCCTATTCCCTGTTCTATTTGACCGAACATCTGTCTCAGGGGATGAACTCTTCGTCTTCTTCGACCTGGGATCTGCTCCCGCTATTCCATCAAAAGCAGATTGAAGACGCCGCACCTCTTCCTGCATTCTTTGTGTGCGTAACTCAACTCCGTCATCAGCATGCTCCAAAGACATACCTTCTCCAGTAGAATAATCTGGTGTCGGGATGTACGCAGGCTCTGGAAAGGCTGGTGATGCGTCATACTCACGGGAGGATGTAGTAACAGGAGCAGGAAACCCGCTACCAGACTGTTCTGGCTGATCTCTGTTCCCGTCTACATCCTTATTACGGTGGAGAGGATTCCCGTCTCCTCCACCGAAGGTCGGCATCCCTCCGCGTGTAGTACCTTTGGGTTTGTTCTTCGTAGCTTTGTTCACATTGGATACAATCGCGAAGATAATAACCGCAACAATATAGATCCAGCTCATGGAGATTCACATCCCCTTTTATTTATTATTGTTAGGACGGTTATTGTCGTCCTGATCATTCATTTTGCCGAGGGAACCGCGCATTTGGGTATCCGCCTCGATATTTTTGATGTTCATGTAGTCCATCACACCGATTTGACCATTTCTGAGTGCCTCAGCCATCGCCATAGGCACCTGAGATTCAGCTTCCACAACAAGCGCCTTCATCTCAACTACACGCGCTTTCATCTCTTGCTCATGAGCGACAGCCATTGCTCTGCGTTCTTCTGCCTTAGCTTGTGCAATACGTTTATCCGCTTCTGCTTGTTCGGTTTGAAGATACGCACCGATGTTCTTGCCTACATCGATATCCGCAATATCAATAGAGAGGATCTCAAAAGCAGTACCTGAATCCAGACCTTTCGACAATACCGTCCGAGAAATCAAATCCGGGTTTTCCAAGACATCTTTATGTGAATCACTTGAACCTACTG
This genomic stretch from Paenibacillus sp. FSL H7-0737 harbors:
- a CDS encoding YqzL family protein is translated as MRNFSWKYFAMTGDVDAYLLYKEAGYPLEDSGLQLVEEEKVCDEEAQ
- the era gene encoding GTPase Era; translated protein: MKFKSGFVAIIGRPNVGKSTLMNQVIGQKIAIMSDKPQTTRNKIHGVYTTNNSQIVFLDTPGIHKRQSKLGDYMNQTAMSTLGEVEAVLFLVDAADGLGGGDRYIAEQLNGLKTPVILVLNKIDKIEPEALLPLMAQYNKLHNFAEIIPISAKMGSNVNTLLEQVAKYLPEGPQYYPEDQITDHPEQFVCAELIREKILHLTREEVPHSIAVAIEDMRVEPNGVVHVSAVIFVERDSQKGIIIGKQGALLKEVGRRARTDIENLLGSKIFLELWVKVKKDWRNQDRVLRDLGFHKDL
- a CDS encoding cytidine deaminase — its product is MDSALLMQEAIKARAKAYIPYSRFGVGAALLDQDGHIHHGCNVENAAFGPTNCAERTALFRAVADGHAIGSFKAIAVVADSDGPVSPCGVCRQVLIELCSPDMKVILGNMKGDIVETTVGELLPGAFGPVDLKQGQAPE
- a CDS encoding diacylglycerol kinase family protein, with product MVKNTAVGHKKFWHSFRFASQGIVSAFKSELNMKVHCCLAVVVLVAAAVFRLPLASWMLLLFSITLVLTAELLNTAIEATVDLISPEIHPLAKRAKDTAAGAVLLTAVFAVLVGVYVFYHPVMDWITGLMS
- the ybeY gene encoding rRNA maturation RNase YbeY — translated: MSLEIVWDNEQEEYEIKDDLITLLENILQKAGEAEGIDRGEVALTFVDNVRIHELNLEYRGIDRPTDVLSFAMNESGEDELDIIYEVEEGEALEDVPDVLGDIIISVTRAQEQAQEYGHSLERELGFLFVHGFLHLLGYDHQDEASEAEMMSKQETVLAQVGLTR
- a CDS encoding HD family phosphohydrolase encodes the protein MASKQPSKLSGFVYTNNGWKYSAATRYALFLLLGLVFYFSLSPDLLPKRYDIKENTLSAKEITAPKQILDKKATLKAAEEAAEGVSPKYKIIPMRADNLVTSLLDRIDRLNQDDLISQSDKTEIYRDEIPQRASDFILNFIASNRGGGTYSDHLLEEMQSVIKEQTYVIPDETYIKIPRLTSQDIIEMKPVARDIVTRLMNDQITDAQTARAKVAEQVSISSLSQRTAREVVQELVRLVITSNKFYDEDATKEAKVQARENTPDVFIEQGEVLVAKGQKITPELYALLDENGLLSNEVNYWPQVGLLLLATMLSAGLMVFIRYSGGTAGFKYNNSQLLMLVLVFVITIISMRLTAILQTDVHSYLGYLAPVAIGAMLITMLLDMTLAYFCSILISILASIILNVQQNSVFDFTFGFFSIVVCYVAIFATHRAGQRSTLLKGGIMVSLFGCVTVFMLTLLAGGEWKDVSTLYAVGFAFASGLLTAVLVIGLMPFFEATFGILSALKLVELSNPNHPLLRKLLTETPGTYHHSVMVGNLSEAAAEAIGADGLLCRVGSYYHDIGKTKRPFYFIENQNNMENPHDSIEPKLSKSIIVAHARDGVEMQREYKLPKPIRDIAEQHHGTTFLHYFYHKALKLAEEKGVEPDFTEEDFRYPGPKAQSKESAVVGIADSVEAAVRSLRKPTVLQVETMIEKIIKSRLDDHQFDECDLTIKELDIIARTLKETVMGIFHSRIEYPEDVRKPKKEEGAPNP
- a CDS encoding PhoH family protein, with the translated sequence MSEQTASIRITLQNAGEAQSLFGPQDGFLKIIESEIPAIIDSREAELTIRGAEREVDMLGQLFNVLLSLIRSGYILTERDVQYAVELAKDFRVDQLLDLFKGEITTTFRGKPIRVKTIGQKHYVTTIKKRDIVFGIGPAGTGKTYLAVVLAVTALKEGSVKRIILTRPAVEAGESLGFLPGDLQEKVDPYLRPLYDALYDVMGPDQVAKALERGLIEIAPLAYMRGRTLDDSFIILDEAQNTTPEQMKMFLTRLGFGSKMVITGDVTQIDLPRGKKSGLIEAKAILSGIEELGFVYFAEQDVVRHSLVQKIIVAYDRSAENLQ
- the yqfD gene encoding sporulation protein YqfD, whose translation is MKEPPLSSLRGFVTLHVTGPQVERFINVISEAGIVIWDVRPAEGGASLKLLLNDFYVLRPILKKTGCRMHVTGRSGLPFLMARLWKRKFFGMGILIFGIMLFMLSTMVWSIRVEGNEKIASEDILAAARQEGVYPFQWIWRLDEPDKLSKGLLAQLPGVSWIGVQRTGTSIKIQVVESKQPDIKPLLSQRHLISRTDAVVTEIYAEQGRPVVARNSRVKKGDILISGALGDEENVQYVVAKGEVKGLVWHEYNIEVPLTTTNSSYTGERKDRTYLVLGKWAIQLWGYGDSPFEKSRTLTEHDPLSWRSIKLPLGLMTEKEMEISETSETLTPEAGFEKGIERAKNDILARYGVDSVIKSQKVLHEKKENGKVYMKVIFEVEEKISEELPIVNN
- the yqfC gene encoding sporulation protein YqfC, producing the protein MTRIGRRLRGWTNGVLDLPQDLLQEMPRITLIGNKELYIENHRGVLHFSSGHLKLALAKGSLEITGEDLVIRNILGQELAVEGIIGEIRYKESEGKS